From one Colletotrichum destructivum chromosome 3, complete sequence genomic stretch:
- a CDS encoding Putative peptidase M14, carboxypeptidase A yields MRFQQVATLGLLRAGLATAQLTYADNQPKVIRDSEAVAANFPEVEGVELFSPAFASPESVPSTFANGTSGPTDEATLDHFLRTLAARNEWMTYHNPAFKSEEGRSIPYVYLSTSNRVVDGLASHANASAPGKVRIWMQGGVHGNEPAGDQALLALLGKLDANATWAASVLDKVDIMMLPRYNPDGVAYFQRYFATNFDPNRDHTKLARQQTRDIKQLVMGFAPHVGVDCHEYSPTGPYGAREQWVDAQDGQFSAMKNANIHRAIRDMSEAVFANAVAAAMERRGLRWGAYVTGPSGTDDVVLEETTGDAKIGDSSVALGQTIMFLTETRGIGLADQHWQRRVAAGLTMVETIVQTAADRAEEVYATVEGARADFIASTEDIVVTESARPTNITWQFIEATTGALVDVPVQFLNTTPVVANLTRSRPEAYVFSRAWADVAERLRVAGVEVQTLRADFRGEVEAFNVTGAAVAGAKYEGVARTTVTTGTVRKEVRIPAGGFWVSTRQKNAAHAFVTLEPEGIDSYATFNVLPVSVGDEYPVYRVMA; encoded by the exons ATGCGTTTCCAGCAGGTAGCGACCCTGGGCCTGCTCCGCGCAGGTCTCGCGACGGCTCAACTCACTTACGCGGACAACCAACCTAAGGTTATCCGCGAcagcgaggccgtcgccgccaatTTCCCAGAGgttgagggcgtcgagctgtTCTCGCCCGCGTTCGCAAGCCCGGAGAGTGTGCCCAGCACCTTTGCCAACGGCACCAGCGGCCCGACGGACGAGGCGACTCTGG ACCACTTCCTCCGCACGCTCGCGGCGCGCAACGAGTGGATGACATACCACAATCCAGCCTTCAAGTCGGAAGAGGGCCGCTCGATCCCCTACGTCTAcctctcgacctcgaaccgtgtcgtcgacgggctcGCGTCCcacgccaacgccagcgccCCCGGCAAGGTGCGCATCTGGATGCAGGGCGGCGTCCACGGCAACGAGCCGGCGGGCGACCAGGCCCTCCTCGCGCTGCTGGGCAAGCTGGACGCCAACGCCACGTGGGCTGCCTCGGTCCTCGATAAGGTCGACATCATGATGCTGCCGCGGTACAACCCGGACGGCGTGGCCTACTTCCAGCGGTACTTTGCGACCAACTTCGACCCGAACCGCGACCACACCAAGCTCGCGCGGCAGCAGACCCGCGACATCAAGCAGCTCGTCATGGGCTTCGCGCCacacgtcggcgtcgactgcCACGAGTACAGCCCGACGGGTCCGTACGGCGCGCGCGAGCAGTGGGTAGACGCGCAGGACGGCCAGTTCTCGGCCATGAAGAACGCAAACATCCACCGGGCCATCCGGGACATGTCCGAGGCCGTgttcgccaacgccgtcgccgccgccatggagCGCCGCGGCCTGCGCTGGGGCGCCTATGTCACGGGCCCCTCGGGCACCGACGACGTTGTGCtggaggagacgacgggcGACGCCAAGATTGGCGACAGTTCCGTCGCGCTTGGCCAGACCATCATGTTCCTCACCGAGACGCGCGGCATCGGGTTGGCGGACCAGCACTGGCAGCGCCGGGTCGCCGCGGGGCTGACCATGGTCGAGACCATCGTCCAGACGGCCGCCGACCGGGCCGAGGAGGTGTACGCCACGGTCGAAGGGGCGCGCGCCGACTTCATCGCCAGCACGGAGGATATCGTCGTCACCGAGTCGGCGCGGCCGACCAACATCACGTGGCAGTTCAtcgaggcgacgacgggcgcgctcgtcgacgtcccGGTGCAGTTCCTCAACACGACGCCCGTGGTGGCGAACCTGACGCGGTCCCGGCCCGAGGCCTACGTCTTCTCGCGCGCGTgggccgacgtcgccgagcgcTTGCGCGTCGCCGGGGTCGAGGTGCAGACGCTGCGGGCCGACTtccgcggcgaggtcgaggccttCAACGTCACGGGCGCGGCGGTCGCGGGCGCCAAGTACGAGGGCGTCGCGCGcacgacggtgacgacggggACGGTCCGCAAGGAGGTCCGCATCCCGGCCGGCGGGTTCTGGGTCAGCACGAGGCAGAAGAACGCGGCGCACGCGTTCGTGACGCTGGAGCCCGAGGGCATCGACTCGTACGCCACCTTCAACGTGCTCCCGGtcagcgtcggcgacgagtaTCCCGTCTACCGGGTCATGGCTTGA
- a CDS encoding Putative leucine-rich repeat domain superfamily: MSFREAEMGSLALEDLSLETSVETVETVEMDTLVLDGLPLEIREGIVKMLCTHCVPATTHFAGYKASKKTLFNLCLVSKDWNKIATPVLYEAFNSTEKNTIFGFLETIIMRPELGACVKTAYLTPSANLYSQTKVNRYKQSISDRAAALGIDPAEHDRFWGSSHADSIWENELRLFLEEMLLLHTPNIVSVTLKDRPEVVDAQFAFKFLTMAAVQNSQQQQQQQQQLWNGLKNLRNVAMDIGVSLITDERSHVAYLCRLASFAPNLRVLKIHEIFVPYCFHSHRVASHAASLPRPPMVVSPRLAVFLANLTSLKFASHVRFRESPKIFRQIVAHCTGLVEVQYGAGSLDAASALHILYPLRPTLKRLRLTLQVAPGDRTIWDGLNSLHVSPFHIVASFTSLEVLRFDFTGRCLNELPPSHTQRPDMTVALMKALPPSLRVLFLTGCEWAYLVEGISRLRKLVEERKLPSLKKLHVACTSLARDKPFIKTFAKHDVDMKIFLHRFSAREENAGLEEEGWDQYGSLV; this comes from the coding sequence ATGTCATTTCGTGAGGCAGAGATGGGCTCTCTCGCCCTGGAGGATCTTTCCCTTGAGACCTCCGTCGAGACCGTCGAGACCGTCGAGATGGACACCCTCGTCTTGGACGGTCTCCCCCTCGAGATCCGCGAGGGCATTGTCAAGATGCTCTGCACCCACTGCGTCCCTGCCACGACTCACTTTGCGGGCTATAAGGCCTCCAAGAAAACACTGTTCAACCTTTGCCTCGTTAGCAAGGACTGGAACAAGATCGCGACGCCCGTCCTCTATGAGGCCTTCAACTCGACCGAGAAGAACACCATCTTCGGATTCCTCGAGACGATCATCATGCGCCCCGAATTGGGCGCCTGCGTCAAGACCGCCTACCTCACGCCCTCGGCCAACCTCTACAGCCAGACCAAGGTCAACCGCTACAAGCAATCCATCAGCGACcgggcggccgccttgggCATCGATCCCGCCGAGCACGACAGGTTCTGGGGCTCCTCCCACGCCGACTCCATCTGGGAGAACGAGCTTCGGCTCTTCCTAGAGGAGATGCTTCTCCTCCACACCCCGAACATCGTGTCGGTGACCCTCAAGGACCGgcccgaggtcgtcgacgctcAGTTCGCCTTTAAATTCctcaccatggccgccgtgCAGAActctcagcagcagcagcaacagcagcagcagctgtgGAACGGCCTGAAGAACCTTCGCAACGTCGCCATGGACATCGGCGTGAGCCTCATCACGGACGAGCGCTCTCACGTGGCCTACCTTTGCCGCCTCGCCTCCTTCGCGCCCAACTTGCGCGTTCTGAAGATCCACGAGATCTTCGTCCCGTACTGTTTCCACAGCCATCGCGTGGCCAGCCACGCCGCCTCCCTGCCGCGTCCGCCGATGGTGGTCTCGCCTCGCCTGGCGGTCTTCCTCGCGAACCTCACGTCGCTCAAGTTCGCCAGCCACGTCCGCTTCCGGGAGTCCCCCAAGATCTTTCGCCAGATCGTCGCGCACTGcaccggcctcgtcgaggtccagTACGGCGCGGGCTCGCTCGACGCCGCGTCGGCGCTGCACATCCTGTACCCGTTGCGCCCGACTCTGAAACGCCTCCGCCTCACGCTCCAGGTCGCCCCCGGTGACCGTACCATCTGGGACGGCCTCAACAGCCTGCACGTCTCGCCGTTCCACATCGTCGCGAGCTTCACGTCCCTCGAGGTTCTGCGCTTCGACTTCACCGGCCGCTGCCTCAACGAGCTGCCCCCGAGCCACACGCAGCGACCCGACATGACGGTGGCCCTCATGAAGGCCCTGCCCCCTTCCCTGCGCGTGCTGTTCCTCACGGGCTGCGAGTGGGCgtacctcgtcgagggcatctCCCGGCTGCggaagctcgtcgaggagcgcAAGTTGCCCAGCCTCAAGAAGCTCCACGTGGCGTGCACCAGCCTCGCCCGGGACAAGCCCTTCATCAAGACCTTTGCCAAgcacgacgtcgacatgAAGATCTTCCTGCACCGTTTCTCGGCCCGCGAGGAGaacgccggcctcgaggaggagggatgggaCCAGTATGGAAGCCTTGTTTAA
- a CDS encoding Putative extracellular membrane protein, CFEM — protein MKYSYVLLATAGLAVAQQKFTDVIPKCSVECLTQAVKDGTKCSSIDDSACICEATNYRNIYTVGVPCVLQSCPSDVATGELLPAAAKFCREVTNGASVPPVESASAAVSSAIASLSSAAASASASASASVSAAASGVTTSASVTSAPTAAASGSGAAATSTAQPAAAPAMGSMGTFGMIALGALAAF, from the exons ATGAAGTACTCCTACGTCCTCctggccaccgccggcctcgccgtcgcccagcaAAAGTTCACCGACGTTATCCCCAAGTGCTCCGTCGAGTGCCTCACCCAGGCCGTCAAGGACGGCACCAAGTGCAGCAGCATCGACGACTCGGCCTGCATCTGCGAGGCCACCAACTACCGCAACATCTACACCGTCGGTGTCCCCTGCGTCCTCCAGTCCTGCCCCAGCGACGTCGCCACCG GCGAGCTCCTCCCCGCTGCTGCCAAGTTCTGTCGCGAGGTCACCAACGGCGCCTCGGTGCCTCCCGTCGagtccgcctccgccgccgtctcatccgccatcgcctctctctcctccgctgctgcctcggcatcggcttcCGCATCGGCCTCTGTGTCTGCTGCCGCTTCCGGCGTCACTACCTCTGCCTCCGTCACCTCCGCCCCCACTGCCGCCGCTTCCGGCTCGGGTGCCGCTGCTACCAGCACGGctcagcccgccgccgcccccgccatGGGCTCTATGGGCACGTTCGGTATGATCGCTCTCGGTGCTCTCGCCGCCTTTTGA
- a CDS encoding Putative alcohol dehydrogenase, zinc-type, GroES-like superfamily, NAD(P)-binding domain superfamily — protein sequence MRAARYYGREDIRIEEIPEPPCGPNQVKIAPAFVGICGTDLHEYLGGPNFCPASRHPVTGDSIPVTLGHEFSGVIKEIGSEVRAAHLRVGLPCAVQPTVYCGKCAACNAGAENACHTGGFIGLSGGGGGLSEAVSVPADQVFPLPEGVPLELGALVEPLSVAWHAVAAAPVTPESTVLVMGGGPIGLAAVLCLIAKGVKKIIVAEIATARRRFAKEFGATHIINPKEQDVLKETMSITGGIGADVVLDCAGVPASVKAACGAVKTRGTVVNVAIWEKEIPFNPNWVTWRESSYKSVLGYQKADYEAVIENLRTGALKPASMITRKIPLDDLIEHGIKALITDKDNQVKILVDVNASVSEKAFL from the exons ATGAGAGCTGCAAGATACTACGGCAGAGAGGATATCCGCATCGAAGAGATACCTGAACCTCCTTGCGGCCCAAATCAGGTCAAG ATCGCCCCAGCGTTCGTCGGAATCTGCGGAACCGACCTCCACGAATACCTCGGCGGCCCCAACTTCTGCCCCGCATCCAGACACCCCGTTACGGGCGACAGCATCCCCGTGACCCTCGGCCACGAGTTCTCGGGCGTCATCAAGGAGATCGGCTCCGAAGTCAGGGCGGCCCATCTGAGAGTCGGTCTCCCCTGCGCCGTGCAGCCCACGGTCTACTGCGGAAAGTGCGCGGCCTgcaacgccggcgccgagaacgcgTGCCACACCGGCGGCTTCATCGGgctgagcggcggcggcggcggcctgaGCGAGGCGGTGTCCGTCCCCGCCGACCAGGTGTTCCCCCTGCCCGAGGGCGTGCCTCTCGAGCTGGGCGCGCTGGTGGAGCCGCTCTCTGTTGCCTGgcatgccgtcgccgccgctcccgtCACGCCCGAGTCGACGGTTCTGGTGATGGGCGGCGGTCCGATCGGGTTGGCCGCTGTGTTGTGTCTGATCGCCAAGGGGGTGAAGAAGATCATCGTCGCGGAGATCGCAActgctcgtcggcggttTGCAAAGGAGTTTGGGGCGACGCACATCATCAACCCCAAGGAGCAGGACGTCTTGAAAGAGACGATGAGCATCACGGGCGGCATCGGAGCGGATGTCGTACTCGACTGCGCAGGCGTTCCCGCGAG TGTGAAAGCTGCATGCGGGGCTGTCAAAACCCGCGGGACAGTCGTCAATGTCGCCAtctgggagaaggagatccCGTTCAACCCCAACTGGGTGACTTGGAGAGAAAGCTCGTACAAGTCGGTTCTCGGATATCAGAAAGCTGATTACGAGGCAGTCATTGAGAACCTGAGAACAG GCGCTTTGAAGCCTGCATCGATGATTACCCGCAAGATCCCGCTTGATGACTTGATTGAGCACGGCATCAAAGCGCTCATTACGGACAAGGACAACCAGGTCAAAATCTTAGTTGACGTGAATGCCTCCGTTTCTGAAAAGGCTTTTTTGTGA
- a CDS encoding Putative auxiliary Activity family 9 gives MKVLLSLLAASLASAHTIFSSLEVGGVNQGQGNGVRIPSYNGPIEDVTSNSLACNGPPNPTSPTSKVITVQAGQNVTAIWRYMLSTTGSGPADVMDSSHKGPTIAYLKKVSDATTDTGVGNGWFKIQQDGFSNGVWGTEKVINGQGRHSIKIPECIAPGQYLLRAEMIALHGAGSYPGAQFYMECAQINVVGGTGTKTPSTVSFPGAYKSSDPGVTLSIWWPPVTNYVIPGPAVFTC, from the exons ATGAAGGtcctcctttctctccttgCGGCCAGCCTGGCCAGCGCCCACaccatcttctcctccctcgaGGTCGGTGGCGTGAACCAGGGCCAAGGCAACGGAGTCCGCATCCCCAGCTACAACGGCCCCATCGAGGACGTCACGTCCAACTCCCTCGCCTGCAACGGACCGCCCAACCCCACGTCCCCGACCTCCAAGGTCATCACCGTCCAGGCCGGCCAGAACGTGACCGCCATCTGGCGCTACATGCTCAGCACGACCGGCTCCGGACCCGCGGACGTCATGGACAGCAGCCACAAGGGCCCGACCATCGCGTACCTGAAGAAGGTCAGCGACGCCACCACCGAcaccggcgtcggcaacGGCTGGTTCAAGATCCAGCAGGACGGCTTCAGCAACGGCGTCTGGGGCACCGAGAAGGTCATCAACGGCCAGGGCCGCCACAGCATCAAGATCCCCGAGTGCATCGCCCCCGGCCAGTACCTCCTCCGCGCCGAGATGATCGCCCtgcacggcgccggcagctACCCTGGAGCGCAGTTCTACATGGAGTGCGCCCAGATCAACGTCGTCGGAGGAACCGGCACCAAGACCCCCTCGACCGTCAGCTTCCCCGGTGCCTACAAGTCATCCGACCCTGGTGTCACCCTCAGCATT TGGTGGCCTCCCGTTACCAACTACGTCATCCCCGGCcccgccgtcttcacctGCTAA
- a CDS encoding Putative adenylosuccinate synthetase, adenylosuccinate synthase, GTP-binding protein yields the protein MATIDIVLGAQWGDEGKGKLVDVLGQDAQICARAQGGHNAGHTVIANGVSYDFHLLPSGLLHQKCISLIGSGAVVHVPTFFKEMADLEAKGLKNIRERLLVSDRCHIITDCHIQVDGLEEQELGGNSIGTTKRGIGPTYSTMAARNGITISEMFDEEVFARKLRQLAQGFKKRFGDLLVYDVEDEITRFKQYREDLRTFVVDAVPIIADAQKNGNKILVEGAQAVMLDLNFGTYPYVTSSNTGLGGVFTGLGLNPKKINNIVGVVKSYTTRVGGGGFPTELLNETGEKLQKIGHEIGVSTGRSRRCGWLDLVVIKYSTDLNHYTALNLTKLDILDTFPTIKVAVAYKNKRTGEQFASFPADLKALEEAEVVYEEFEGWNTPTTGAKTFYDLPKQARAYVEFIEKFVGVKVVWIGTGPKREDLIFRRY from the exons ATGGCCACGATTGATATCGTTCTCGGCGCCCAGTGGGG TGACGAGGGCAAGGGAAAGCTGGTTGATGT CCTCGGACAAGACGCGCAGATTTGCGCCAGAGCTCAG GGCGGACACAATG CCGGTCACACCGTCATCGCCAATGGTGTCAGCTACGACTTCC ACCTTCTCCCCTCCGGTCTCCTGCACCAGAAGTGCATAAGCCTCATCGGatccggcgccgtcgtccacgtgccgaccttcttcaaggagatggccgacCTCGAAGCCAAGGGCCTCAAGAACATCCGCGAGCGTCTCCTCGTGTCGGACCGCTGCCACATCATCACCGACTGCCATATCCAGGTCGACGGgttggaggagcaggagctgGGCGGTAACAGCATCGGCACCACCAAGCGCGGTATCGGCCCAACCTAcagcaccatggccgcccgCAACGGCATCACCATCAGCGAGATgttcgacgaggaggtctTTGCGCGCAAGCTTCGCCAGCTCGCCCAGGGTTTCAAGAAGCGCTTCGGTGACCTTCTCGTCTacgatgtcgaggatgagATCACCCGCTTCAAGCAGTACAGAGAGGACCTTCGC ACTTTTgttgtcgacgccgtccccatcatcgccgaTGCCCAGAAGAACGGCAACAagatcctcgtcgagggcgcccaGGCTGTCATGCTCGACCTGA ACTTCGGAACGTACCCTTACGTTACATCGTCGAACActggcctcggcggtgtTTTCACTGGT CTTGGCCTCAACCCCAAGAAGATCAACAACATCGTCGGTGTCGTCAAGAGCTACACGAcccgcgtcggcggcggtggcttcCCCACCGAGCTGCTCaacgagacgggcgagaagCTCCAGAAGATCGGTCACGAGATCGGCGTGTCAACGGGCCGCTCCCGCCGGTGCGGCtggctcgacctcgtcgtgATCAAGTACTCGACGGACCTGAACCACTACACGGCGCTGAACCTTACCAAGCTTGACATCCTCGACACGTTCCCGACCATCAAGGTGGCGGTCGCGTACAAGAACAAGCGCACGGGCGAGCAGTTCGCGTCCTTCCCCGCGGACCTcaaggcgctcgaggaggccgaggtcgtctACGAGGAGTTCGAGGGCTGGAACACGCCCACGACGGGCGCCAAGACGTTCTACGACCTGCCCAAGCAGGCCCGCGCCTACGTCGAGTTCATCGAGAAGTTTGTCGGCGTCAAGGTTGTCTGGATCGGCACTGGCCCCAAGAGAGAGGACCTTATCTTCCGCAGATACTAG